A segment of the Sandaracinaceae bacterium genome:
CGCGGCCGGGAGCACCGGCGCGTCCCCCATGAGGGTGTGGAGCTGCGTGAACTGCTCGCGGGTCAGGGGCGAGCGCGGGTTGAACTGGAACATCAGCGCGAAGCCCTTCATCTCCGACCAGGCCTTGGCGTGATCGAGGAAGCGGTCGTGGTCGTAGGCGGGGGTCCCGAAGTCGCCCATCACCTGCAGGGTGTCGTTGATGTAGTGCACGACCGTCGCCGCGATCGCCTGCTCCCAGGCCTGGATGGCGAGGTCACGCTGCTCGGTCAGCGCGGCGCGCTCGTCGACGTCCAGCTCTCCGTGGTGCGCGATCATCGCGCGCCCGGTGCGGAAGGCGAGGAAGGCCTGGCCCATGAAGTCGGTGGCCACGGCGGCGCCGTCGTCCCGCTTCGCGGCGTTGACCGACGCGCCCCAGTTGTACTCGGTGCCGAGATCGATGGCGCCGTCGCCGCTGACGTCCATGTAACGCGGGCCGGACGAGAGGCTCTCCGCGGTCCACGAGCCGTAGGCCTCGGCGGCGCCGAAGTAGCCCCACGCCTCGTCCCACACGTGCTCGAGCGCGGTGTACGGCGATCCGTCGGACGCGGGCATGGTGTTGTCGACGAGCAGGCCCTTGCCGTCCACGTCGTCGTCCGTGTAGTCGTCCGCGCCCTGCGAGAAGGTTAGCGCGCCGAGGAGGAACTTCTCGGTGAGCTGCTGCAGATCCAGGCCGCTCGCGGTCACGTGGACCGGCAGCGGCTGGAGGGCCGGGCTGAGCCGGTCGACGCCGGCCGCGCGATCGATCGCGTTCTGCTCGAGGGTCTCGAAGAAGGCGCGCACGAGGTCGGTCGGGCTGTCGACCCCGCCGCCGTTGGCGGCGATGGCCGGGTCGCTCCAGCCCACGAACTCGGTCGACCAGTCGCGGTGGTCGGTCGAGGTGTCGTTGCCCGCCAGCTTGTCGATGAGGTTGGCGCTCGAGATGTCGCCGTAGCTCGTCTGGAGCGGCGCGGGATCCGTGCTGAGCCGGAACGGGTCCGCGGCGCGGTCGGCGCCGTCGAGGCTGAAGAAGTACTCGAGGCGCGCGGTCACGTCACCGTCGGCCGCGGGCGAGAAGCCCCCGTCGACCTCGTCCGTGAGGCCGCCGATGTAGTCCTTCAGGTCGGAGATGAGCAGGTGCCGCGCGGTCTGACCGGTGTGCACGATGCTGCTCTCGCCGGCGTTGAAGCGGCTCTCGAAGGTGTAGGTGTCGGGCACCACCAGCTCGCCCGGGCCCGCGTCGGGGCCGGAGTCCGCGGGCGGGACCTCGGCGTCCTCCGTCATGACGCCCGTGTCGGCGACGCCCGAGTCCGCGGGATCCACCTCGCCGTCGTCGCAGGCCACCAGGGAGAGCGCGCTCAGGGCGCAGAGGACGTTCAGGGTACGCATGCGTAGGAACCTCGAAGTAAGGATGACTCTGATTCTCACTTTCGAGAACGGGGTACGCCGCGTTCGGGGACATGTCAAGGCGGTGGACTCAGCGGAACCCGAGGCCGACGTCGAGGCCCCAGTAGGCGCCGAGGAACCCGGTGCGCCCGGCCGGGCCCGACAGCTCCAGCCCGTGCAGGTTGGTCCCGACCTCCCCTTCGAGCAAAAGGTCGATCCCCGGGGTGAGCGCGAGGTCGACCCCGACCCGGAGGCCGAAGCCCACCTGCACGTCGTCGCTCTGGCGCGTCGCGCCCGGCGCCTCGAGCGCGGCCGCGTGCCCCAGCCAGAGGCGCGGACCGAAGCGCACGGCGACCCCCTGGGCCGCCTGCGCCGCGATCGCGAGCGCGAGGCCGCCGTCGAACGCCGATAGCACCGCGCCGTGGTCGGCGGGTCCGAAGGCGGCCGCGGCGTCCAGGCGCAGGGTCAGCGGGAGCCCCAGCGCGAGCGGCAGCTCCAGGCCGACGCGGGGGCCGAAGAGGAGAGCCGAGGAGTCGGGGGTGTTCCGGAGGTGCCCGAGCACGACGAAGCGCACGCCCGGCTCCGCGTGCGTCTCCGGGCTCGCCGGGTCGGCATCGGAGACCGTGTCGGCATCGGAGACCGCGACAGTGTCGGCGTTCGCCTCCGCGCTCGGCGCCCCCATCGTCGCGGTGGTCGGGTCCGCGCGCGCGGCAGCTGCCGGCCGTTCAGCGGCGTCGACCGGATCCGCCCCCGCCGGCCTCCCGCGCTCGCGAAACAGCCCCACCAGCTCCAGCGCCAGCGCCCTCGGCAGCGTGCCCAGCGGCACCTCGGCCAGGTCCACCCGCGCCTCCGTGACGCGACCCTCCGCGTCCCGGAGCGCGATCCGGTATCGCGTCACCCCTGGCTCGCACGGCTCGGGCGCCCACGACAGCGCCGCGTCCGACTCCCCCTGCGTGAGCTCCCAGCCGTCGACCTCCAGCTCGAGCTCGAGGATCGTGCGCATCGACCGCTGATCGAACGGCAGGGACGCGCAGGCGGGATCCTCGAGCCCGACCGTCTGCGCCGCCGCGGGCGACGCGAGGGCGAGCGAGAAGAGCGCGGCGGCGATCGGGCGCACGCTGTCAGGGTCTCGCGTGGGGCCGCACGCGCTCGAGGTGTCGGCCGTTCGGGTAGTCGCGGAGATAGGCGTCGGCGGCGGCCCCGGCCGCGCGTGTGTCTCCCGCCGCGACGTGCGCCTCCACCAGCCGCGCGGCCGCGTCCTCACGGAGGCGCGGTGGCAGGCGCAGATCGAGCGCGAGAGAGAAGGCCCGCGCCGCCCGCGCCGGCCGCCGCAGCGCGTCCAGCTCGAGCCGCCCGAGCGTGAACGCGGCCAGCCCGGCCGCCGGATCCCCCCGCAGCGCGCTCGCCCGCTCCAGGATCACCGCCGCCTCCTGGTCCCTTCCTTCTCTCCGCGCCTCGTCCGCCGCCGCCATCGCAGCCTCGGCCGAGCCAAGCGACCCAGCCTCTGCCCCTGCCCCTGCCCCTGCCCCGGAAGCGGGAGCGGAAGCGGGAGCGGAGGCGGAGGCGGAAGCGGAAGCGGACGCGGAATCGGAGGCGGACGCGGAAGCGGAAGCGGAAGCGGAAGCTGAGGCGGAAGCGGAAGCGGGAGCGGAATCGGAGGCGGAATCGGACGCGGAATCGGAAGCGGAAGCGGAAGCGGAAGCGGAAGCGGAATCGGACGCGGAAGCGGAAGCGGAATCGGACGCGGAAGCGGCAGCGGAATCGGAAGCGGACTCGGAATCGGAAGACTCCGAACCGCCCCCCGCGAGTCGCGCCCCGACGTCGACGCTGACCGACTCGCCAGCCCGGACTACGTGTCGCCCTTCGGGCTCCGTCACCTCGACCTGCCCACGCCGCACCCGCACCGTCACCGCGGTCGCGTCACGCTCGACCTCGAAGATCGTCCCCACCACACGCACCTCGACCTCGCCCGCGCGTACCCGCCAGGTGCGCGGCCCACCGGGCGTCACCGAGAAGCGAGCGCGCCCCGCGTCGAGGCCCCACGTGATGCCCTCGGGTTCGTTCCGGAGCAGCGTCAGTCGCGCGCCGACCGAAGCCGTCACGACGGAGCCGTCGTCGAGCGTGATCGCGCCACCGAGCTCCGCGGGGATCGGGCCTCCTCCTTCGAGGGCGAGCGGCGCGAGGGGGCGCGGCCACAGCCAGAAGAGGAGGACCGCCGCCGCCGCGAGGGCGCCCGTCGCCACCATCGGCGTCAACCGTCGACGCGGTCGGCGACCCTCGATGCCGCGCCAGAGGCGCTGCACCCGCGCCTCGTCGACCGTGTCCTTCAGGGTCTCGCCCACCGGATCGGGGAGCCGGCTCATCGGACACCTCCCACGTGCGCGTCGACCCGCTCCCGGGCCGCCTTGATCCGGCGCTTCGCGGTCGCGAGCGAGACGTCGAGCGCCGCGGCGACCTCGGTCAGCTCCCAGCCCTCGACGAAGCGGAGCATCCAGGCGATGCGGAGCTGGGGGTCGAGCTCGCCGAGCACGCGATCGAGCTTGGCCAGCTCGGCCCGGACCTCGGGCGACGCGTCGTCGGTCGCCAGCGCCTCGAGGCTCGCGTCGTCCTCCTCGCGATCGAGCGCGAGCCGGCGGAGCCACCGCCGCTTGCGCAGCCGGCCCCGCACCTCGTTGACCGCGATGCGGCAGAGCCAGCCTCTGAACGCGGCGGGCTCGCGCAGGGATCCGAGCCGCTCCATCGCGAGCAAGAAGGTCTGCTGCACGACGTCGTCCGCCTCCGCGGTGCGGCCCACCATGCGGGTCACGGCGTTGGTCACGCGCCGCACGTGCCGCCGGTAGAGCGCCTCGAAGGCCCAGCGATCCCCCTCGAGGGCGCGCACCACGAGCGACCCGTCGTCGCTCTCCTCCGCGGACGGGATCGCGCGCACGACCGGTTCTCGAATCGCCAGTGCCAGCATGCGGAGGGGATGCGCCTCGTCGATCATACGGCTCACGAAAAGAGAAACGCCGCGAGCCGGTCTCCAGAGGAGCGGCGCGCGGCGTGTCTCGCGAAGGGACGAGCGCTCGTCAGCTCACTCGGGGCCGCCGGGCAGCTCGATGGTCGGCGGGATGAGGAAGAAGACGATGCGCGCGTCGAGGGGCGAGCCGTCGCCGCTCACCGTGAGGCGAGCCCGGAAGACCTGCGGCTCGGTGGTGGGCATGACGGT
Coding sequences within it:
- a CDS encoding DUF4856 domain-containing protein, coding for MRTLNVLCALSALSLVACDDGEVDPADSGVADTGVMTEDAEVPPADSGPDAGPGELVVPDTYTFESRFNAGESSIVHTGQTARHLLISDLKDYIGGLTDEVDGGFSPAADGDVTARLEYFFSLDGADRAADPFRLSTDPAPLQTSYGDISSANLIDKLAGNDTSTDHRDWSTEFVGWSDPAIAANGGGVDSPTDLVRAFFETLEQNAIDRAAGVDRLSPALQPLPVHVTASGLDLQQLTEKFLLGALTFSQGADDYTDDDVDGKGLLVDNTMPASDGSPYTALEHVWDEAWGYFGAAEAYGSWTAESLSSGPRYMDVSGDGAIDLGTEYNWGASVNAAKRDDGAAVATDFMGQAFLAFRTGRAMIAHHGELDVDERAALTEQRDLAIQAWEQAIAATVVHYINDTLQVMGDFGTPAYDHDRFLDHAKAWSEMKGFALMFQFNPRSPLTREQFTQLHTLMGDAPVLPAAGPLAADEYRENLRTARALLGAAYGFDAANLGDDDGNGGW
- a CDS encoding sigma-70 family RNA polymerase sigma factor is translated as MRAIPSAEESDDGSLVVRALEGDRWAFEALYRRHVRRVTNAVTRMVGRTAEADDVVQQTFLLAMERLGSLREPAAFRGWLCRIAVNEVRGRLRKRRWLRRLALDREEDDASLEALATDDASPEVRAELAKLDRVLGELDPQLRIAWMLRFVEGWELTEVAAALDVSLATAKRRIKAARERVDAHVGGVR
- a CDS encoding FecR family protein; the encoded protein is MSRLPDPVGETLKDTVDEARVQRLWRGIEGRRPRRRLTPMVATGALAAAAVLLFWLWPRPLAPLALEGGGPIPAELGGAITLDDGSVVTASVGARLTLLRNEPEGITWGLDAGRARFSVTPGGPRTWRVRAGEVEVRVVGTIFEVERDATAVTVRVRRGQVEVTEPEGRHVVRAGESVSVDVGARLAGGGSESSDSESASDSAAASASDSASASASDSASASASASASDSASDSASDSAPASASASASASASASASASDSASASASASASAPASAPASGAGAGAGAEAGSLGSAEAAMAAADEARREGRDQEAAVILERASALRGDPAAGLAAFTLGRLELDALRRPARAARAFSLALDLRLPPRLREDAAARLVEAHVAAGDTRAAGAAADAYLRDYPNGRHLERVRPHARP